Part of the Coccinella septempunctata chromosome 3, icCocSept1.1, whole genome shotgun sequence genome is shown below.
CATCGATGCCTGGCTGTACATGTCAAAGATGCTTTCCTTTCAGTCAAAGCTTTCAGCTTTTTAGTATTATTTGAGGTTTTAGAAGAGGCTGACGTAATCCGGaagttttttcattgaatatttaATAATGTACAGAAGCAACAGTAGTGATGATAGTGATTGCATGTCTGCAGGAGAAAAGTGGTGGATGATATGTAATTCTTCAAATCGCAGGTTTAGTGCCCATCCTATAAACCAAAGAAGACAATACCTGGGGGAATACCATCACTTGTTTAAAGAGCTTCGAAATCATTCTGGCAGATTTCATGCCTATATGAGAATGAGTCTAGATTCATTCCAGTATATATAtgacaacataaaaatgaaaattgaacgtTGCAATTATAATAACTATCATACGAACCCGATTTTAGCTGAAGAAAAACTAGTAGTGACAATAAGGTaagtgaaaatatatttttaattaaCATTTTTGATTAACATTATTAATTATTGCAATTTAGTTTAAATTAAACGTGTATAGTTATTCGAAGATTCTAAATCTGCTGAGGTCTGATCCGTGGGTATGGAGGAGGGTAATTCATACGGCAGAAAAGACTGCGTATTCCAGTGTGGTTCACACCGAGAAAGACCAGATTGGGTATGTGGGGCGTGTTCTATTTGAGTTGTAGTATGGGCCTGATTCGAAGGATAGAGTATTCCAAATAAATGGTTCTGCATATCCATCCGGAATTTTAATTTATCTCGAGGAGCCAATTTTTTCACGTAAGGGAGAAGGGAATTGAAAAAGCCTATATCTTCATCATTGGGGTCCCGGGATATTTTATTCGTCCGTAAGGctagtttttctttttcaatatcaaCTAGCTGTCTCCCAATTTCTATTTGTGGCGTTAGTCGCCGTTTATAACCTGTTCGAGATATAGAGTATTTTGAACCTGAAGAAGCCTGATTTACAGGTGCAACCACATCTTGATGTGATTCTGAACTAGGACTCATCACATTTGTCTGTTCAGCGTCACTATTAGATTCCTCCACATTTGAATACTCTGAATCCTGTGTTTCGTGCATTAAATTTGTAGATGAGTGACGAGGCGTGAACTGATCGCGcagaaaatgtaatttttcaaaataaggcCACTGGCAAACAATTTCATTTTCCGCCCCATCTCCTGACCGACCCTGAATTTTCTTTATTTGTTTCCCATATTCTTGTCTtatatttttccaatattttcgtGCTTCTGCTTCTGTAACAAGAAACAATATTGAAAGTCGGTGTTTTCACgacaacaaaaaatatcataattAGATGGAGCATTAATTTATGAGAGTgcaaaaaatattaattatacTCGCTTCGTAAAGTTTTTTATTGTTTAAACTTATTTTTTGTTACAGATATCTTGCAACAGGATGCAGTTTCAGATCATTGGCCTTCTCGTTTAGGATGGGAATCTCGACAGTGGGAAAAATTATTAAGGAAGTATGCGAAGCTCTATGGGAAGTGTTCCAGCCACTTCACATGAAACAACCCACAACGGCTGACTTTTTACGGATATCTGAAGAATATGAAAGACTTTGGGATTTTCCAAACTGCATTGGATCGTTAGATGGCAAACACGTTCGAATAAAGTGTCCTTCTCACTCAGGTTCCATGTTTTTCAACTACAAACATTACTTCTCCATAGTTTTACAAGGGCTAGTTGATGACCACTATAGATTTATTTCTATTGACGTCGGTGGCTACGGGAAGCAGAGTGACGGAGGAACATTCCAGGCTTCAAAACTTTCCAAATTGttagaaaaaaacaaattaGGAATCCCAGAGGAAAAAATAATACCTCATTCTAACCATAAACTACCTCATGTTTTTATTGCCGATGAAGCTTATCCCCTAAAAGAAAACTTAATGAAACCCTATTCCGGACAAATGTTGAACCCCTCACAAGAAAATTTCAATAGGCGATTATCTCGCGCTCGAAAATGTGTTGAGTGTgcatttggaatattatttgCGAAATGGAGAATTTTGAGTTGTGTAATTGAAACACACGAAGATACTGCGGATAGTATTATTAAAGCAATCTGTATACTACATAACATCATTATTGATAAAGAGtcatatcttatgaatatttcagACTATCCACCAATCCCAGAAAGGTGTAATTTACAAAGGTCTAGATCGCATAATGCTTCAACTAACAGAGCAAAAATAATTCGGCAAA
Proteins encoded:
- the LOC123309332 gene encoding uncharacterized protein LOC123309332, which gives rise to MNKDELIDLVFSIPAIWDKRHKQHHNRHVLAREWKKIAATFKVTEAEARKYWKNIRQEYGKQIKKIQGRSGDGAENEIVCQWPYFEKLHFLRDQFTPRHSSTNLMHETQDSEYSNVEESNSDAEQTNVMSPSSESHQDVVAPVNQASSGSKYSISRTGYKRRLTPQIEIGRQLVDIEKEKLALRTNKISRDPNDEDIGFFNSLLPYVKKLAPRDKLKFRMDMQNHLFGILYPSNQAHTTTQIEHAPHTQSGLSRCEPHWNTQSFLPYELPSSIPTDQTSADLESSNNYTRLI